One segment of Setaria viridis chromosome 4, Setaria_viridis_v4.0, whole genome shotgun sequence DNA contains the following:
- the LOC117851470 gene encoding UDP-glycosyltransferase 75C1: protein MSPPPPPHFLVLTYPLQGHIAPAFRLARRLLAVAPDVLVTFSTTESAHGRLFAAKPEGGPNGGDGGRLEFLPFSDGTECGYAGGGGVEEFNAYMASFHAAGPRSVGDIVDALAARGRPVSRVVYTLMLPWAADVARGRGVPSALYWIQPAVVFAVYHHYFHGYAGVIAEHHRRGDPSLAVELPGLAPLAVRDLPTFLTESTDPAHYFHAVFLTFRDLFDTLDKETCKATILVNSCQELEVGALAAVGPHDVLPIGPVLPTGEEASILKPDDAKYMEWLDTKPASSVVYVSFGSLATMAREQLDELLHGLEESGRPYLLVVRKDNKAMLAGAEAEMGERLKNGIAVEWCDQARVLSHAAVGCFVTHCGWNSVAESVASGVPMVGVPKVSEQSMNARLIEHEWRVGVRAEVDGGGVLRAAELRRCVEEVMGDGTDAAEVRRKAEEWKLVVAEAMRNGGSSYCSLVAFVDGARSST, encoded by the coding sequence TTCCGCCTCGCCAGGCGCCTGCTCGCCGTCGCGCCCGACGTGCTCGTCACATTCTCCACCACCGAGTCCGCGCACGGGCGCTTGTTCGCGGCCAAGCCGGAGGGAGGCCccaacggcggcgacggcggccgcctcgAGTTCCTCCCGTTCTCCGACGGCACCGAGTGCGGGtacgctggcggcggcggcgtcgaggagtTCAACGCCTACATGGCGTCCTTCCACGCCGCGGGCCCGCGCAGCGTCGGGGATATCGTCGACGCGCTGGCGGCGCGGGGCCGCCCCGTCTCCCGCGTCGTGTACACGCTCATGCTCCCGTGGGCGGCCGACgtcgcgcgcgggcgcggcgtcCCGTCCGCGCTCTACTGGATCCAGCCGGCCGTCGTGTTCGCTGTCTACCACCACTACTTCCACGGCTACGCCGGCGTCATCGCCgagcaccaccgccgcggcgaCCCCTCGTTAGCCGTGGAGCTCCCGGGCCTGGCACCTCTGGCGGTCAGGGATCTGCCGACGTTCCTCACCGAGTCCACCGACCCCGCACACTACTTCCACGCCGTCTTCCTCACGTTCCGCGACCTGTTCGACACCCTCGACAAGGAGACTTGCAAGGCTACCATCCTCGTCAACTCGTGCCAAGAGCTCGAGGTGGGCGCACTCGCCGCCGTAGGGCCGCACGACGTGCTCCCCATTGGTCCGGTGCTCCCGACCGGCGAAGAGGCCAGCATCTTGAAGCCGGACGACGCCAAGTACATGGAGTGGCTCGACACCAAGCCGGCGAGCTCCGTGGTGTACGTGTCCTTCGGAAGCCTGGCGACGATGGCGAGGGAGCAGCTCGACGAGCTGCTCCATGGCCTCGAGGAGAGCGGGAGGCCGTACCTCTTGGTGGTTCGGAAGGACAACAAGGCGATGCTCGCCGGAGCCGAGGCGGAGATGGGCGAACGTCTCAAGAACGGCATCGCGGTGGAGTGGTGCGACCAGGCGCGGGTGCTGTCGCACGCGGCGGTGGGGTGCTTCgtgacgcactgcgggtggaactcagTGGCCGAGAGCGTGGCGAGCGGCGTGCCCATGGTGGGCGTGCCCAAGGTTTCGGAGCAGAGCATGAACGCGCGGCTCATCGAGCACGAGTGGCGCGTCGGCGTGCGCGCggaggtggacggcggcggcgtgctgcgCGCCGCGGAGCTGAGGAGGTGCGTCGAGGAGGTGATGGGGGACGGGACGGACGCGGCAGAGGTGCGGCGCAAGGCAGAGGAGTGGAAGCTGGTGGTTGCAGAGGCTATGCGCAATGGAGGATCGTCGTATTGTAGTCTCGTGGCATTCGTAGACGGTGCAAGGAGCAGCACTTGA